The nucleotide sequence TGCAAAATTGCCACTTAGTAAAATTTCTGGAACGGATAATCCTTTGTAGGTCGCAGGTCTTGTATAAATTGGATAAGATAAAAGGTTATCTTGGAAACTGTCTGTCAAGGCACTTTGTTCATCATTCAAAACGCCGGGTAATAATCTGATAACTGAGTCTGCCAAAACGCAAGCTGCTAATTCTCCGCCTGTTAATACATAATCGCCAATGGAGATTTCTTTGGTAACATGAAGATCTCTCACACGCTGGTCAATTCCCTTATAATGACCACATATAAAGATCAGATTTTTCTTGATAGACAGGGAGTTTGCCATTTTTTGATTCAGCGTTTCTCCGTCTGGTGTGAGATAGATGATTTCGTCATAATCTCTTTGGGATTTTAATTCAGAAATACATTTGTCCAATGGTTCAACCATCATTATCATTCCGGCACCTCCACCATAAGGTTCATCATCAATCTGGCGATGTTTGCCAATGCTCCAGTCTCTGATATTATGAAAATGAACTTCTGCCAATCCTTTTTCCATTGCTCTTTTCAGAATGGAGGTTTTGAAAGGACTTTCCATAAATTCCGGAAGTACGCTGATGATATCGATTCTCATTTATTGTTCGGTAGGATTTTTCTTAGATGGCACAATAATCAGTCGGAGAGAAGAGTCTTTATTAATGTAACTCCACATCCAGTTGAAGAAGATTGCCAATTTGTTTCTGACACTCAGAATTAGCATCAAATGTAAGAACATCCACAGATACCAAGCAAGAAAACCTTGAAATTTGAATTTCGGAAGATCTACAACAGCTCTGTATTTCCCGATAGTTGCCATAGAACCGCGATCGATATATTCGTATTCTGTCCAGTCTTTTTTGGAATCTTTTTTGAAATTTTTAGCCAGATTTTTCCCTTGATTAATGGCGACATTCGCAACCTGAGGATGACCTTGAGGATATTTGGGTGTTTCCATATAAGCGATATCGCCGATCGCAAAAATGTTATCAAAACCTTTAACTTGGTTGTACCGATTGACGATATATCGATTTCGAACTAGATTTTCTTTGTTAAAATCATCAATGATGTTTCCGGTAACTCCTGCAGCCCAAATCACATTGTTTGTTGGGATAGAATTGCCACTTGCCATATTGATGACTTCTCCATCGTAATCCGTAACGCGTTCATTTTTTAAAAATTTAACACCCAGTTGTTTCAAATAATCTTCTGCAGCGTCCTGAGATTCTTGGCTCATCGCTTCCAGTGGTTTATCACCAGCACTTATCAGAATAATATTAAGGTCAGAAAAATTCATTCTAGGATAATCTCTTGGGAGAATGTTGGTTTTCATTTCGGAAAAAGCACCTGCGAGTTCCACTCCGGTTGGTCCGCTTCCTACGATGACGAGATTCCAGTTGCCGTCGTCGCTGGCTTTTCTTTCGATAATCATCTTTTCGAAAGTCATCAAAATATGATTTCTTATAGTAATGGCTTCTTGTGTATTTTTCATTCCGAGAGCCAATTCTTGCATCTTTTGATTGCCAAAGAAATTGGTTTTACAACCTGTCGCAATCACGAGTTTGTCATAAGTGAAAACCCCAATCTCGCCAATCACTTTATTTTCGGATGGAATAATCTTTTTCACTTCAGTCATTCTGAACTGGATATTCTTGGACTTTTGGAAGATTTTTCTGAAAGGGAAAGAGATATTAGAAGGTTCTATTCGTCCTGTTGCCACTTGATAGAATAATGGCTGAAACATATGATGATTCATCTTGTCTATGACCATCACTTTGTATTTCCCTTGGTTGTTCAAATGTTTTGCCAATTGCAAGCCTGCAAATCCGCCGCCAATGATGACTATCTTTTCCCTCATTGTTATTTTTTTATAAAATTAAGGTTTTTATTTGACTTTAGACCAATCAAAAATTATGCTCGAAATTTTTAAAAACAGTGATTTGTGTCACTTAAACAAAAAAAGAGCTCTTTCAAAAAACTTGAAAGAGCTCTAAAAACACAAATGATGAAAAATTAATTTTTATAGAAACCGTTCACGCCTATTCCTGCAGAAAGTGTCTTGATCAAATTCCCCTGTAGAGAATAGATCATCACTTTGCTTGGTCCGTTAAAATTGACATCAGAGATATAAACTTTATCATCTATGATGTTAAGACCATATAAATAAAGGCCTGTCGTTTTAGCATATTTGAAAAGTTTAGTAGCTGTTGTATTAGCGGCTGTTCCTTTACTGTAAATATTACCGTCTGAATCTGCAAAAAACAATTTGTTATCTGCGAATCTCAGTTTAGCAGCTTTTATTCCAGCTAATTTAGAACTTGTAAAAGTACCTGTCTTTGTATTAACTTCATAGATATAAGAATCTGTATTTTCCGTAGAAAGAACATAAGCAAAACCATTAGCTGATATCATATCATTGATGATTCCGTTATCCGTAAGTGTAATGGTTTTATCAACTGTATTAGTAGTAGAATTGATTGTGGTAATGGTGTGACCCGTTGGGATTTCGTTATAAGGTGGTGTCATCTCATAAGTAGAACCATCTGTCTGAACAACAATCTGATCTCCAACACTTACAATTTTTTCTGCATATCTGTCAAAAGAAAGTTTTTTAACTGGAGCAAAAGTAGTAGCATTGTAAACATTGACTGCATAAGTGCTGAAAAAATCATTGCTGGTTACATAGACATAATTTCCTGCAAAAGCGATTCCTCTGGCTTGTTCTGCCTGGAATGTTGCTGTTTTCTTAAAAGTATAACGGTCTACCACTTCTACTTTGTTGGAGTTGTTGACTACAAGATAAGCCTTGTCATCTTTGAAAGCTATAGTTTGTAAAACATCTCCTAAAGGTTGGTTGTCATTATTACTAGCATATATATTTTCTGACAAAGTTGATAAGTCTGAAGATAGATAAGATACTTCTGCCTGGTTTTTGTTAAACCCACCTTCTACACCCAAAAGAATTCCACCTTGATAAGCGCCTTTTACAATATCATTTTCAAATATTTCGTCGTCTTTACACGCCGTGGTTAAAAGTAATGATGCAGCAAAGAAGCCCGCAAGTAATTTTCTGATTTTCATAATATATAGATTAAAAATTTAAATTCAAATTGATGGCAAAATTTCGTTTCGGCATATAATAGCCGTAAACAGTTCTGTAAACTTTGTCCGTGATATTATTGGCTTTGAAGCCTATTTTAGTTCCTCTTAAGATTTCTACCGAGATGCCTCCATTAATTATGGCGAATGATTCTAAGGCTAATTTTTCAGATTCTTCCGAATCGCTGAATATTTTTCCATTCCAGATACCTTGAGCAAAAATTGTATACTTTTTATAATGATAAGAAAAATAACCATTGAGGTTGTGAAAGGGAACGTAAGGAAGTTGTTTTTTCAGTTTCTGATCATTAGATTGCGTGTATGAGTAGGATATTTGTGTTTCAATGTGATGATTATTTTTGAAATAATTATATCCAACTTGTGATTCCAATCCCCAAGACTTTACTCTGTCCGTATTGGTGGCTTCATACATTCCTGCAATATTGGGAAGCCATCGTATCATGTTTTTGATGTCCATAAAATACGATGTGACAGAGAATTTCCAATTTTTTAATTTAATGATTTGAGACAGTTCTGCCTGTTTCGAAGTTTCTGCCTTCAAATTCAAATTCCCTCCTTGCACCCAGTACAGATCATTAAAACTCGGCGCCCTAAAGTTTTTTGAAAGATTAAATTTTATCTGATACCAAGGTTTTGCTTGATAATTTGCTCCCGCAGAAAATAAATAAGGACTGCTGAAGTCTTCAACAAAATCTTTCTTGGCTCCCAATTCTAGAAATAGATTTTTCAACTCGTTATTTCGGTACAAAACGGCGATGGAGCCTTGATTTCTGTTAGCAGGTAACCTTTGTGTTTTGAAGCTTTCAGAAGTGAGATAGTTGTATTCTAAAATGTTGTTGAAAGATGATTTTTGGGTCAGTTGGTAATTAAAATCTGATTTTAAAATAAACTGTTCAGAAGCGCCTCCGCTTTGAGAATCGTTTTTTGTCGAGTTTGAAAAGTATTGATAATCATCAGTTAAGTAAGCCAATTTGAATTCGTTGCTGAATTTGCTATTTCTTAATTTCCAGCCTAGTAAACTGCGAAAACTTTGAGTTTCATATTTTGTAGGTGTAGAAAATTCAGACAAAAGCGCATAGTTTTGAACGCCGTCATAGAGCTGAGTCTGCCAGTAGAGTTCATTATTTGTTGATAATTTGTAGGCCATTCCCAGATTGAAAGCGGAGTTTTGATAAGCTCCATTTCTGTTTTTGTAATATTTTTCTTCCACTTCGTACTCATTTTCGCTTTGCGAGTGGTTGAAATTAAAATTAAAACTAAAATTCTCATCGCTATATTTAGCAGATGCCACCGAGTTAATTGTCGCAAAAGAACTATATTCCGAAAACAGATTTCCACTAAAACCTTTGTTATAATCAAGAATGTTGTTGAGGTGGATAGAGCCTCCAATCGCTCCGCTTCCATAAACCACACTTCCGCCGCCATATTTAACTCCGACATTTTCATAACTCAGCGGACTCAAAGTATTAATGTCGCCCTGACCAAGGAAAACAGAATTGATATTAATTCCGTTCCAGACAAAAGCGGTTTGTTGTGCTGTTGTTCCACGAAAAGAGGGAGATGAAGTTGCGCCACGACCATTTTCCTTGATGTAAATGTTAGATTGAAAACGTAGTAAATCTGATAACGATGTGGAGTTTTGTAAAATCTTATCAGAATTAATGTTCTCAATTTTCACAGTTTTAGATGCTTTCCTATATTGATTATCAATTAATACGGTATCTATCAACGTTTCCTGAGCGGAAAATTGATTCAGTAATAAAAGGAAAAAGAGCGCAAAAACAAGTTTTTTCATAATCTGCCTTTCCTCCGAAAGCATCTTTATTTAAAAATTTATCTCTGGCAGGTCTCCTGACTTTCGCTGATTTTGCGCCTTCTCATCCGTCTATGACGGACAATGGCATTTGATGAATAAAGAATAATCAGAAAAGGAATTACTCTTAGCAAAAACTTTAAAAATTTAATTATTAATTTTTCATTATTAATTAAATCCGTTGCGATTTACAGTTGCGGGGACAGTTGAAGATTTGCGCTTCATTCCCTTTTAATCCCGAAACATTCGGGAACCAAATTCTCGGCAAATATAAACAAGTTTATTTGATAATTTAAAAATACTTAGAATGGAAATTTTCCTGTTTCTGAGATGTTTCTTTTTTTGTAAAAGTTTTCCAACGGTTTTGGGAAGGATTTTTCTTCCGCCTGACTGTCATCAGCAATTGTATAATCATTTTTTAAAGCAAATGTTTCAAATCCGCTTTTCGATTCCACTTCGACAGTATTGATTTCAATTGTCATGTTCTTATGCGTTAGTTTGTGGCTGATTATTTTTGAATTGACAATATAATCAGTCCAATTTTCAGGAATCGAAATAGGGAATTCATAAAGTTTTTTCCAGATAAACTCGTCCCCTCTTTGTTTGATAAGAAATTGATTTTTATGCTTCACAAAAAAATATTTCAAACTCAAATCCGAAACTTTAACTTTTTTCGTTTTTACAGGAAACTCCGAAACTCTTCCTGTTTGGAAAGCAGTGCAGTCATCATTCACAGGGCACTCTCCACAAAGAGGGTTTTTGGGTTTACAAATCTCAGAACCAATATCCATTATCGCCTGATTGAATTCTCCAGCTTTATCATCGGGCATAATTAACAAAGCCAAATCGGAAAAATATTGAAAAGCCTTCGAACCTGAAATGTCAAAATCATCAGCAAAAATCCTTGACAAAACTCTATAGAAGTTACCATCTACTGCAGGAACTTTTTCTTCAAAACAAATACTTGCAATGGCAGCAGCCGTATATTTTCCGATACCTTTTAATTTTAAAATGTCATTATAATGGTTAGGAAACTCGCCTCCAAAATCTTCTAAAACCTGATGAGCTGCTTTGTGAAGATTAATCGCTCGGGAATAATAACCCAAACCTTTCCAATATAATAATACATCGTCTTCCGAAGCATTGTGAAGCTCTACAACAGTCGGGAATCTTTCTATAAATCTGAGATAATGACCGAGTCCTTGCTTGACTTGTGTTTGCTGCAGAACTATCTCACTTATCCATATATTATAAGGAAGCTGGTTTTCTCTCCAGGGAAGTTGTCTGGCATTGCTATCGTACCACTTTGTGAGCTTTTTTCCAATGTGAAGAAAATCAGCATTTTGTTTGTTTGTTTTCAAAAATATGTTTTATATTTGCACACCAAAAATATAAAGAATTTTAGAAAATGACAAAGGCAGAATTGGTAAACACCATCTCGAATAAGCTGGGAGTAGAAAAGAATGATACACAGAAAGTTATAGAAGCTTTTATGCAGGAAATTAGGACCTCCATGTATAATGGAGATAATGTTTACCTAAGAGGATTTGGTTCTTTTATTATCAAAACAAGAGCGGCAAAGACCGGTAGAAATATCTCAAAGAATACAGCAATAGAAATCCCTGCTCATAACATTCCTGCTTTCAAACCTTCAAAAACATTTGTAGAGAAAGTAAAGACCAAAGTTGCAGTGAAATAATTAGTTCGAATATTAACAGTATAAAAAAAATATAAATTATGCCAAGCGGAAAGAAAAGAAAAAGACACAAGGTAGCAACCCACAAAAGAAAGAAAAGAAGAAGAGCAAACAGACACAAAAAGAAAAAATAATTTAACCTTTTTGAGTCTTAAACATATCAAATATAGTTGGCATCTCGCCAGCTATATTTTTGTTTTATATTTACAACCTTATTTTAATAAAACCTTTTTATGAAGTTATGAAGAAAGAACTGATTATTTCCAATGATGGAGATGCTTCAAAAATTGCTTTATTGGAAGATGGCCGTCTTTTCGAGCTACACGAGCAGGAAACCAAATCAGACTTTGTGGTGGGTGATCTGTTCCTCGGAAAAATCAAAAAACTGGCGCCCAATCTGAATGCCGCTTTTGTCAATATTGGTACAGATAAGGATGCCTTTCTGCATTATCAGGATCTTGGTCCGCAATTTCTCTCTTATCAGAAATTTCTGAAAGATACAATCTCCAAAAAACAACAGTCCCCAAGTCTCAAGAATTTTGAGAAAGTGAATGATATCAATAAAATGGGAACGGTTGATAAAGTGCTTACTGCGGGAGATCTGGTTCTACTTCAGATTACAAAAGAACCTATTTCTACAAAGGGTCCGAGGATATCAACGCAGATTTCACTCACAGGACGTTTTCTCGTTTTGATTCCATTTGATAACAAAATATCAGTCTCCAAAAAAGTCGCTAATCCTGAGGAGAAAACAAGGCTAAAAACATTGATAGAAAG is from Epilithonimonas vandammei and encodes:
- the trmD gene encoding tRNA (guanosine(37)-N1)-methyltransferase TrmD, which encodes MRIDIISVLPEFMESPFKTSILKRAMEKGLAEVHFHNIRDWSIGKHRQIDDEPYGGGAGMIMMVEPLDKCISELKSQRDYDEIIYLTPDGETLNQKMANSLSIKKNLIFICGHYKGIDQRVRDLHVTKEISIGDYVLTGGELAACVLADSVIRLLPGVLNDEQSALTDSFQDNLLSYPIYTRPATYKGLSVPEILLSGNFAAIEEWQHEEALRITKERRPDLLE
- a CDS encoding NAD(P)/FAD-dependent oxidoreductase; translation: MREKIVIIGGGFAGLQLAKHLNNQGKYKVMVIDKMNHHMFQPLFYQVATGRIEPSNISFPFRKIFQKSKNIQFRMTEVKKIIPSENKVIGEIGVFTYDKLVIATGCKTNFFGNQKMQELALGMKNTQEAITIRNHILMTFEKMIIERKASDDGNWNLVIVGSGPTGVELAGAFSEMKTNILPRDYPRMNFSDLNIILISAGDKPLEAMSQESQDAAEDYLKQLGVKFLKNERVTDYDGEVINMASGNSIPTNNVIWAAGVTGNIIDDFNKENLVRNRYIVNRYNQVKGFDNIFAIGDIAYMETPKYPQGHPQVANVAINQGKNLAKNFKKDSKKDWTEYEYIDRGSMATIGKYRAVVDLPKFKFQGFLAWYLWMFLHLMLILSVRNKLAIFFNWMWSYINKDSSLRLIIVPSKKNPTEQ
- a CDS encoding YncE family protein, encoding MKIRKLLAGFFAASLLLTTACKDDEIFENDIVKGAYQGGILLGVEGGFNKNQAEVSYLSSDLSTLSENIYASNNDNQPLGDVLQTIAFKDDKAYLVVNNSNKVEVVDRYTFKKTATFQAEQARGIAFAGNYVYVTSNDFFSTYAVNVYNATTFAPVKKLSFDRYAEKIVSVGDQIVVQTDGSTYEMTPPYNEIPTGHTITTINSTTNTVDKTITLTDNGIINDMISANGFAYVLSTENTDSYIYEVNTKTGTFTSSKLAGIKAAKLRFADNKLFFADSDGNIYSKGTAANTTATKLFKYAKTTGLYLYGLNIIDDKVYISDVNFNGPSKVMIYSLQGNLIKTLSAGIGVNGFYKN
- a CDS encoding TonB-dependent receptor; its protein translation is MKKLVFALFFLLLLNQFSAQETLIDTVLIDNQYRKASKTVKIENINSDKILQNSTSLSDLLRFQSNIYIKENGRGATSSPSFRGTTAQQTAFVWNGININSVFLGQGDINTLSPLSYENVGVKYGGGSVVYGSGAIGGSIHLNNILDYNKGFSGNLFSEYSSFATINSVASAKYSDENFSFNFNFNHSQSENEYEVEEKYYKNRNGAYQNSAFNLGMAYKLSTNNELYWQTQLYDGVQNYALLSEFSTPTKYETQSFRSLLGWKLRNSKFSNEFKLAYLTDDYQYFSNSTKNDSQSGGASEQFILKSDFNYQLTQKSSFNNILEYNYLTSESFKTQRLPANRNQGSIAVLYRNNELKNLFLELGAKKDFVEDFSSPYLFSAGANYQAKPWYQIKFNLSKNFRAPSFNDLYWVQGGNLNLKAETSKQAELSQIIKLKNWKFSVTSYFMDIKNMIRWLPNIAGMYEATNTDRVKSWGLESQVGYNYFKNNHHIETQISYSYTQSNDQKLKKQLPYVPFHNLNGYFSYHYKKYTIFAQGIWNGKIFSDSEESEKLALESFAIINGGISVEILRGTKIGFKANNITDKVYRTVYGYYMPKRNFAINLNLNF
- the mutY gene encoding A/G-specific adenine glycosylase, which codes for MKTNKQNADFLHIGKKLTKWYDSNARQLPWRENQLPYNIWISEIVLQQTQVKQGLGHYLRFIERFPTVVELHNASEDDVLLYWKGLGYYSRAINLHKAAHQVLEDFGGEFPNHYNDILKLKGIGKYTAAAIASICFEEKVPAVDGNFYRVLSRIFADDFDISGSKAFQYFSDLALLIMPDDKAGEFNQAIMDIGSEICKPKNPLCGECPVNDDCTAFQTGRVSEFPVKTKKVKVSDLSLKYFFVKHKNQFLIKQRGDEFIWKKLYEFPISIPENWTDYIVNSKIISHKLTHKNMTIEINTVEVESKSGFETFALKNDYTIADDSQAEEKSFPKPLENFYKKRNISETGKFPF
- a CDS encoding HU family DNA-binding protein codes for the protein MTKAELVNTISNKLGVEKNDTQKVIEAFMQEIRTSMYNGDNVYLRGFGSFIIKTRAAKTGRNISKNTAIEIPAHNIPAFKPSKTFVEKVKTKVAVK